The following are encoded together in the Fundulus heteroclitus isolate FHET01 chromosome 19, MU-UCD_Fhet_4.1, whole genome shotgun sequence genome:
- the manea gene encoding glycoprotein endo-alpha-1,2-mannosidase: MARFRLKSCITLIALALLLLIITLVLKALTPEDSPFESPGEIKVNLYRQTASHNQRDYNKSPEETKMKDPAESDKDAELESTLRKFPPPNYYLHAFYYVWYGNPKFDGRYIHWDHPQLPHWDAKVAQEYPQGRHKPPDDIGANYYPSLGPYSSRDPSVLEAHMQQLRTAAIGVIAVSWYPPSTKDDNGEPIDEIIPSLLEVAQKYHIKVAFHIEPYKGRDEINMFTNVKYIIEKYGEHPAFFKYRTNNGKLLPLFYVYDSYLMNSEQWAKLLKHTDSGSIRDTPYDAIFIALLVEEKHKREILTAGFDGFYTYFATNGFTYGSTQRNWVSIKAFCDDNDLVFIPSVGPGYIDTSVRPWNFKNTRNRINGKYYETSLSAAMESRPDFISITSFNEWHEGTQIETAVPKTGQTVYLDYLPNKPTIYLEITRKWAAIFGGERQRWQD; encoded by the exons AGTAAATCTTTACAGACAGACTGCTTCTCATAACCAGAGGGACTACAACAAAAGTCCCGAAGAGACCAAAATGAAGGACCCTGCTGAGTCAGACAAGGATGCGGAGCTGGAAAGCACCCTGAGGAAGTTTCCCCCTCCAAACTATTATCTCCACGCCTTCTACTATGTATGGTATGGAAACCCAAAGTTTGATGGCAGATACATCCACTGGGACCATCCACAGCTGCCACATTGGGACGCTAAGGTGGCTCAGGAGTACCCACAAGGAAGACACAAACCCCCTGACGACATTGGGGCCAACTATTACCCCTCGTTGGGGCCGTACAGTTCCAGGGACCCGTCTGTTTTGGAGGCACACATGCAGCAGCTACGTACAGCAGCCATTG GCGTCATCGCTGTTTCCTGGTATCCCCCTTCAACGAAGGATGACAACGGTGAGCCGATCGATGAGATAATACCTTCATTGTTGGAGGTGGCACAGAAATACCATATCAAG GTCGCCTTTCATATTGAGCCCTACAAGGGAAGAGATGAAATCAACATGTTTACCAATGTCAAATACATCATTGAGAA ATATGGAGAGCATCCTGCATTTTTCAAGTACCGGACAAACAATGGCAAACTGCTTCCACTTTTCTATGTGTATGACTCATACTTGATGAACTCGGAGCAATGGGCTAAGCTGCTGAAGCACACGGACAGCGGCAGCATCAGGGACACCCCGTATGACGCCATCTTCATCGCCCTGCTGGTAGAAGAGAAGCATAAGCGGGAGATCCTGACCGCAGGGTTCGACGGCTTCTACACCTACTTCGCCACTAACGGCTTCACGTACGGCTCCACCCAGCGCAACTGGGTCTCAATCAAAGCTTTCTGCGACGATAACGACCTCGTATTCATTCCGAGCGTGGGGCCGGGATACATCGACACGAGCGTGCGGCCGTGGAActtcaaaaacacaagaaaccGCATCAACGGCAAATACTACGAAACCTCGCTGAGCGCCGCGATGGAGTCCCGACCGGATTTTATCTCCATTACGTCTTTTAACGAGTGGCACGAGGGGACCCAGATCGAGACGGCCGTTCCTAAAACGGGCCAAACTGTGTACCTGGACTATCTGCCCAATAAGCCCACCATCTACCTGGAAATAACTCGCAAATGGGCAGCGATATTCGGTGGAGAGCGACAGAGATGGCAGGACTGA
- the fut9a gene encoding 4-galactosyl-N-acetylglucosaminide 3-alpha-L-fucosyltransferase 9 — protein sequence MLPTGQSMSSGSLHKILRPLLFGIFILGCFVTAFLMYFKPSTSWLNGPLDSADSTNHIKHVFAKSDKNMTTVLVWLWPFGQTYEMNICSSDFNIEGCFITADKNFYNKSDGVVIHHRDIAGDLSNLPTSERPPFQKWIWMNLESPSHSAQLPGINNLFNLTLNYRQDSDIQVPYGSIVAAETVEDFVPPSKNKLVCWIVSNWNPEHVRVKYYNELYKYIEVHAYGHAFGEYIADKDYIPTMASCKFYLSFENSIHKDYITEKLFIPLSVGTVPVVLGTTRQNYENFVQGDAFIHVDDFTSPKELADYLLLLDKNEDLYRGYFKWRSHFKVTRAHFWAEHTCQACDYLRRHKEYRAFNDLNKWYWG from the exons ATGCTGCCAACAG GACAGAGCATGTCATCTGGATCTCTTCACAAAATCCTTCGGCCGCTCCTGtttggtatttttattcttggatGTTTTGTGACTGcctttttgatgtattttaagcCATCCACCAGCTGGTTAAATGGTCCATTAGACTCAGCTGATTCCACAAACCATATCAAGCATGTCTTCGCAAAGAGTGACAAAAACATGACCACTGTACTTGTCTGGCTGTGGCCCTTTGGACAAACCTATGAAATGAACATCTGCAGCTCTGACTTTAACATTGAGGGCtgcttcatcacagcagacaaaAACTTCTACAACAAATCAGATGGGGTTGTCATCCATCACAGAGACATTGCTGGGGACCTGTCCAACTTGCCAACATCAGAGCGGCCGCCGTTCCAGAAATGGATCTGGATGAACTTAGAGTCGCCGTCACATTCAGCCCAGCTGCCCGGGATTAATAATTTGTTCAATCTGACTCTCAATTATCGTCAGGATTCTGACATCCAAGTGCCTTATGGGTCGATTGTAGCAGCAGAGACTGTGGAGGACTTTGTACCAccaagcaaaaacaaacttgtCTGCTGGATTGTCAGCAACTGGAATCCTGAGCATGTGCGGGTAAAATATTACAATGAGTTGTACAAGTACATTGAGGTTCACGCATATGGACATGCCTTTGGGGAGTACATCGCTGACAAAGATTACATTCCCACTATGGCTAGCTGTAAGTTCTATTTGTCCTTTGAGAATTCAATCCACAAAGACTACATCACTGAAAAACTGTTCATCCCCCTCTCTGTGGGTACAGTGCCAGTGGTTCTTGGCACAACCAGGCAAAACTATGAGAACTTTGTTCAAGGAGACGCCTTCATCCACGTAGATGATTTCACCTCGCCCAAAGAGCTGGCTGACTACCTGCTTCTCCTGGACAAGAATGAAGACCTGTACCGAGGGTACTTTAAATGGAGAAGCCACTTTAAAGTAACCAGAGCGCATTTCTGGGCAGAGCACACATGCCAGGCTTGTGATTATCTGAGAAGGCACAAAGAATACAGGGCATTCAATGACCTTAACAAGTGGTACTGGGGTTGA